From Paralcaligenes sp. KSB-10:
TGCCGCCGCCAACGTTGCCAGAGAACGCATCGACGCCGTTCTCATGCGCCTGCCCGGCGCTGCCCAGGAGCAAAGCTGATGGAGCGTGTCGACGTATCGATATTGGGGCGTGACTATTCATTGGCATGCTCGCCTGAAGAAAAGGACCCTTTATTGGGTGCTGTAAAGCTTGTCGACCAGCGCATGTTGCGCATCAAAGGTTCGGGCAAGGTATCCGGTAATGAGCGCATCGCGGTCATGGCCGCCATACAGATCGCCGGAGAGCTTTTATCCATGCGGGCTCCCGACGGCCCTTTAAGTAATCTTGCGCTTGGCGATTTCAAGCGTAGAATTGAAGACATGAACAGCATGATTGATCAGGTTCTGGTCGGGGCTGTTCCAGGCAAATGAAATAAAGATTTCGAACGGTCTTGTCCTGGCAAGACGGTTCAGCGGTTAGTCCCTGCAGTGTTCGTGACATGGCCATACATTCCTTGAACCAATGCTATTGGCATACAGGTTGCTGGATTGGCAAGTAGGTGTGATCTCCTTTTTAGGCGAACCCGAAGCTTGACTGAAAGCGACCACCTTGAACCCTCGGTTCCAGGATGCCGGCCTTGACGGCACATGCGGGGCAATT
This genomic window contains:
- a CDS encoding cell division protein ZapA, giving the protein MERVDVSILGRDYSLACSPEEKDPLLGAVKLVDQRMLRIKGSGKVSGNERIAVMAAIQIAGELLSMRAPDGPLSNLALGDFKRRIEDMNSMIDQVLVGAVPGK